One region of Armigeres subalbatus isolate Guangzhou_Male chromosome 3, GZ_Asu_2, whole genome shotgun sequence genomic DNA includes:
- the LOC134227310 gene encoding armadillo-like helical domain-containing protein 3 isoform X1 — protein sequence MATRKRSGSGSKRPKEKVVYIYELLLHGANADQNKQNFWDEFFLLQPNTEAFEAELQKLDLAKLCAAKSNLLLLLEKCVDIMDAHDMKRTHNALITLSILTYTMFKKFCNSEDGSAENMFAEFRLGDVEENIKKLVEKIKELIICDSSDTLRFYCFKLLFIVGSGTDNLDDNLLLEYIMSNNLFDSLKKVLSDSTARLEHGHDIVILLALLVNYRKHDATNPYVVKLSLLDDELALHGFGHVISATLFEFIKQQTTNVLSVQNNSWISSLSSMVGNMFLSDEIDEKMYQIRQNNALLLALYEAVHLNRNFITTLATTQAESSSPPSPSNTLNSHHSISDMSSAPIIEVSQYPTNLLVAVFQYCSVVMMDHKNESSAVNLKLCFIILTCISEDQYANSMMHDSNLTFKIFLHRAHMRHRKATTDRSSRPQPLAATLLDLLVEFIVSHFMKKFPMELYLLCTGIIHRTIVYQKRCRVRLIYPWKELWTALISLLKFIVYQEQTLVKKCNIFHLAIQVVNIFNLFITYGDTFLATTSSYDELYYELNREEKVFSEIHAMVLRYTTIEECEYKEDVFKLLNSMVNILAIIKHFQIKIKEWLSAESLSTPTEEQILAQIQKNYDLTLKLQDSLEFFERYTEKPHDQFFRNLVKDVVIDTRKSVYNVIKNYNANKSKEIYE from the exons ATGGCTACCCGAAAACGGTCCGGTTCTGGTTCCAAGCGACCGAAAGAAAAAGTGGTTTACATTTACGAACTTCTGCTGCACGGAGCAAACGCGGACCAAAATAAGCAAAACTTCTGGGACGAGTTTTTCCTCCTGCAGCCCAACACGGAGGCATTCGAAGCCGAACTGCAAAAGTTGGATTTGGCGAAGCTTTGTGCGGCCAAATCCAACCTGCTGCTTCTATTGGAGAAATGTGTGGACATAATGGACGCCCACGACATGAAAAGAACCCACAATGCTCTGATTACGCTGAGTATCCTGACTTATACGATGTTTAAAAAGTTTTGCAACTCGGAGGATGGCTCCGCCGAAAACATGTTCGCCGAGTTTCGACTTGGCGACGTGGAAGAGAATATCAAAAAGTTGGTGGAGAAAATCAAGGAACTGATCATCTGCGATAGTTCGGACACATTGAGGTTCTACTGTTTCAAATTGCTGTTTATCGTCGGCTCCGGAACGGATAATTTAGATGACAATCTGCTGCTGGAATACATCATGTCGAATAATTTATTCGATTCGCTAAAGAAAGTCCTGAGCGATTCTACAGCACGCCTAGAACATGGACATGATATAGTGATCCTTTTGGCACTCCTG GTAAACTATCGAAAACATGATGCTACAAACCCTTACGTGGTAAAGCTGTCTTTGCTTGACGACGAACTCGCGCTTCATGG CTTCGGCCACGTGATATCTGCAACTCTGTTCGAATTTATCAAACAACAGACTACAAATGTGCTATCAGTGCAAAACAACTCGTGGATCAGTTCACTATCATCGATGGTCGGCAACATGTTTCTTTCCGACGAAATTGACGAAAAAATGTACCAAATTAG ACAAAACAATGCCTTGCTGTTGGCACTGTACGAAGCAGTGCACCTAAACAGGAACTTTATCACTACATTGGCTACCACTCAGGCTGAATCAAGTTCGCCTCCTTCGCCATCTAATACTCTGAATAGCCATCATTCAATCAGCGACATGTCGTCGGCTCCTATCATTGAGGTGTCGCAATATCCAACGAATTTGCTGGTCGCCGTGTTTCAGTACTG CTCTGTTGTTATGATGGATCACAAAAACGAATCGAGTGCCGTAAATCTGAAACTGTGTTTCATTATCCTAACCTGCATATCCGAGGATCAGTATGCCAATTCGATGATGCATGACTCGAATCTGACATTCAAAATATTCCTCCACAGAGCGCATATGCGCCATAGGAAAGCGACTACGGACCGGTCTTCTCGACCCCAACCACTAGCTGCTACTTTATTGG ATTTGCTTGTAGAGTTTATTGTTtcacattttatgaaaaagttCCCAATGGAGCTGTACTTGCTCTGCACTGGAATCATACATCGTACCATAGTGTATCAAAAGCGTTGCCGAGTACGGCTAATATACCCTTGGAAAGAACTGTGGACGGCACTAATAAGCCTGCTGAAGTTTATTGTTTATCAGGAACAAACGTTAGTTAAGAAGTGCAACATATTTCATCTAGCTATTCAG gttgtcaatatttttaatcTTTTTATTACCTACGGAGACACTTTCCTAGCAACTACTAGCAGCTACGATGAACTGTATTATGAACTAAACCGCGAGGAAAAGGTATTCAGTGAG ATCCATGCCATGGTCCTGCGCTACACAACGATTGAAGAATGCGAATACAAAGAAGATGTATTCAAGCTATTGAACTCAATGGTGAACATATTGGCGATTATAAAGCATTTTCAG ATAAAAATCAAAGAATGGCTATCGGCGGAGTCTTTATCCACTCCAACGGAGGAGCAAATATTGGCTCAAATACAGAAAAATTACGATCTAACTCTGAAGCTGCAGGACTCTCTGGAGTTCTTCGAGAGGTACACCGAAAAACCCCATGATCAGTTTTTCCGAAATTTGGTCAAAGATGTGGTCATCGATACCCGAAAATCGGTGTACAACGTGATAAAAAACTATAACGCCAACAAATCGAAAGAAATTTACGAATAA
- the LOC134227310 gene encoding armadillo-like helical domain-containing protein 3 isoform X2, protein MATRKRSGSGSKRPKEKVVYIYELLLHGANADQNKQNFWDEFFLLQPNTEAFEAELQKLDLAKLCAAKSNLLLLLEKCVDIMDAHDMKRTHNALITLSILTYTMFKKFCNSEDGSAENMFAEFRLGDVEENIKKLVEKIKELIICDSSDTLRFYCFKLLFIVGSGTDNLDDNLLLEYIMSNNLFDSLKKVLSDSTARLEHGHDIVILLALLVNYRKHDATNPYVVKLSLLDDELALHGFGHVISATLFEFIKQQTTNVLSVQNNSWISSLSSMVGNMFLSDEIDEKMYQIRQNNALLLALYEAVHLNRNFITTLATTQAESSSPPSPSNTLNSHHSISDMSSAPIIEVSQYPTNLLVAVFQYCSVVMMDHKNESSAVNLKLCFIILTCISEDQYANSMMHDSNLTFKIFLHRAHMRHRKATTDRSSRPQPLAATLLDLLVEFIVSHFMKKFPMELYLLCTGIIHRTIVYQKRCRVRLIYPWKELWTALISLLKFIVYQEQTLVKKCNIFHLAIQVVNIFNLFITYGDTFLATTSSYDELYYELNREEKVFSEIHAMVLRYTTIEECEYKEDVFKLLNSMVNILAIIKHFQLGPWLHVAINAVYGGSASHLPPQLLVPVESFFAV, encoded by the exons ATGGCTACCCGAAAACGGTCCGGTTCTGGTTCCAAGCGACCGAAAGAAAAAGTGGTTTACATTTACGAACTTCTGCTGCACGGAGCAAACGCGGACCAAAATAAGCAAAACTTCTGGGACGAGTTTTTCCTCCTGCAGCCCAACACGGAGGCATTCGAAGCCGAACTGCAAAAGTTGGATTTGGCGAAGCTTTGTGCGGCCAAATCCAACCTGCTGCTTCTATTGGAGAAATGTGTGGACATAATGGACGCCCACGACATGAAAAGAACCCACAATGCTCTGATTACGCTGAGTATCCTGACTTATACGATGTTTAAAAAGTTTTGCAACTCGGAGGATGGCTCCGCCGAAAACATGTTCGCCGAGTTTCGACTTGGCGACGTGGAAGAGAATATCAAAAAGTTGGTGGAGAAAATCAAGGAACTGATCATCTGCGATAGTTCGGACACATTGAGGTTCTACTGTTTCAAATTGCTGTTTATCGTCGGCTCCGGAACGGATAATTTAGATGACAATCTGCTGCTGGAATACATCATGTCGAATAATTTATTCGATTCGCTAAAGAAAGTCCTGAGCGATTCTACAGCACGCCTAGAACATGGACATGATATAGTGATCCTTTTGGCACTCCTG GTAAACTATCGAAAACATGATGCTACAAACCCTTACGTGGTAAAGCTGTCTTTGCTTGACGACGAACTCGCGCTTCATGG CTTCGGCCACGTGATATCTGCAACTCTGTTCGAATTTATCAAACAACAGACTACAAATGTGCTATCAGTGCAAAACAACTCGTGGATCAGTTCACTATCATCGATGGTCGGCAACATGTTTCTTTCCGACGAAATTGACGAAAAAATGTACCAAATTAG ACAAAACAATGCCTTGCTGTTGGCACTGTACGAAGCAGTGCACCTAAACAGGAACTTTATCACTACATTGGCTACCACTCAGGCTGAATCAAGTTCGCCTCCTTCGCCATCTAATACTCTGAATAGCCATCATTCAATCAGCGACATGTCGTCGGCTCCTATCATTGAGGTGTCGCAATATCCAACGAATTTGCTGGTCGCCGTGTTTCAGTACTG CTCTGTTGTTATGATGGATCACAAAAACGAATCGAGTGCCGTAAATCTGAAACTGTGTTTCATTATCCTAACCTGCATATCCGAGGATCAGTATGCCAATTCGATGATGCATGACTCGAATCTGACATTCAAAATATTCCTCCACAGAGCGCATATGCGCCATAGGAAAGCGACTACGGACCGGTCTTCTCGACCCCAACCACTAGCTGCTACTTTATTGG ATTTGCTTGTAGAGTTTATTGTTtcacattttatgaaaaagttCCCAATGGAGCTGTACTTGCTCTGCACTGGAATCATACATCGTACCATAGTGTATCAAAAGCGTTGCCGAGTACGGCTAATATACCCTTGGAAAGAACTGTGGACGGCACTAATAAGCCTGCTGAAGTTTATTGTTTATCAGGAACAAACGTTAGTTAAGAAGTGCAACATATTTCATCTAGCTATTCAG gttgtcaatatttttaatcTTTTTATTACCTACGGAGACACTTTCCTAGCAACTACTAGCAGCTACGATGAACTGTATTATGAACTAAACCGCGAGGAAAAGGTATTCAGTGAG ATCCATGCCATGGTCCTGCGCTACACAACGATTGAAGAATGCGAATACAAAGAAGATGTATTCAAGCTATTGAACTCAATGGTGAACATATTGGCGATTATAAAGCATTTTCAG ctcggtccatggctgcatgtcgccattaacgcagtctacggagggtccgcaagtcatcttccacctcaACTTCTTGTTCCTGTCGAATcgtttttcgcggtgtga